A segment of the Microbacterium luteolum genome:
ACGATCTCGACCTCGACGCCGTCCTCGTCGTAGCGCACGCGCACGTCGGCCGTGGCTCCGGCGCCCGCGTGGCGGCGGGCGTTCGTGAGCGACTCCTGCGCGATGCGGTACAGGTTCACGGCGATGAGCGAGGGGACGGCGGCGGGCTCCCCGATCACGGCGTACTCGGTCGGAAGGCCGGCATCGGTCGACGCGGCCGCGAGCTCGGCGATGTCATCGAGCGTGAGAGTGGATGCCGGTTCGGCCGTGTCGCCGCCGGGGGTGCGCAGCGTCTCGAGCAGCTGCCGCAGCTCGCTGATGGCGTCGCGCGCCGACCCCTCGACGCCGGCGAGGATGCGCGCGGACTGCGCCGGATCCTGGTCGATCACGAGTCGCGCGGCCCCCGCCTGCACGCCCATGACCGATACGTGATGCGCGACGACGTCGTGCAGCTCGCGGGCGATGCGCACCCTGTCGAGCGCGACCGCCTGCGCCGCGGTGACCTCGCGCTCGCGCTCCAGCTCGCTCGTGCGCTGCTCGAGCACCTCGCGTTCGGCCGCCGAGTGCCAGGCGCGCTCGCCGAAGTAGTACGCCCCGCCGAAGTAGAGCGCGTTCAACAGGATCTGGATCATCATGAAGGCGATGTAGGGCGAGAAGGCGCCCGCGACGACATCGGCCTCGTCGGCCT
Coding sequences within it:
- a CDS encoding sensor histidine kinase codes for the protein MPAVPFTRTPTAREHRSDLLLAGVLFVGAVLSAGLSSIAQIYGDQQAELWTAVVYAVVVTAPLAFRRRWPGIVAVVTATAYFVAVTVKIPELYVGNIAMFIGLYSVGAWMNDRRRAMIVRIAIIVGMFAWLLITMYYEAIKQADEADVVAGAFSPYIAFMMIQILLNALYFGGAYYFGERAWHSAAEREVLEQRTSELEREREVTAAQAVALDRVRIARELHDVVAHHVSVMGVQAGAARLVIDQDPAQSARILAGVEGSARDAISELRQLLETLRTPGGDTAEPASTLTLDDIAELAAASTDAGLPTEYAVIGEPAAVPSLIAVNLYRIAQESLTNARRHAGAGATADVRVRYDEDGVEVEIVNTGRAVAQLRPGLGQLGMRERAAASGGSLEVTPRPLGGLRVRARVPLPATADARSTR